One genomic segment of Synechocystis sp. LKSZ1 includes these proteins:
- the clpB gene encoding ATP-dependent chaperone ClpB encodes MQPTNPNQFTEKAWEAIAKTPEIAKQYRQQQIESEHLLRALLEQEGLASSILGKANISLARLRERTDDFINRQPKLSNPTDSIYLGRSLDTLLDRAEAYRKEFGDDFISIEHLLLGYARDDRFGKGLFQDLGLTESKLKEIIQQVRGSQKVTDQNPEGKYESLEKYGRDLTELARQGKVDPVIGRDEEIRRTIQILSRRTKNNPVLIGEPGVGKTAIAEGLAQRIINRDVPESLRDRKLISLDMGALIAGAKYRGEFEERLKAVLKEVTESQGNIILFIDEIHTVVGAGATQGAMDAGNLLKPMLARGELRCIGATTLDEYRKYIEKDAALERRFQEVFVDEPNVVDTISILRGLKERYELHHGVKIADSALVAAAMLSNRYISDRFLPDKAIDLVDEAAAKLKMEITSKPEDLDEVDRKILQLEMERLSLQRENDPASKERLEKLEKELADLKEEQSGLNAQWQGEKEVIDQIRSVKESIEQVNLEIQQAQRDYDYNRAAELQYGKLTDLQRKVQSLEAQLAEKQTSGKSLLREEVLESDIAEIIAKWTGIPISKLVESEKEKLLNLEDELHQRVVGQEEAVTAVAEAIQRSRAGLSDPNRPTASFIFLGPTGVGKTELAKALAQNLFDTEEALVRIDMSEYMEKHTVSRLMGAPPGYVGYEEGGQLTEAIRRRPYSVILFDEIEKAHADVFNVMLQILDDGRLTDAQGHVVDFKNTIIIMTSNLGSQYILDVAGDDSQYEEMRSRVMEVMRNSFRPEFLNRVDETIIFHGLQKAQLRQIIQLQVDLLAQRLAEQKLGLKLSEVALDFLAEVGYDPVYGARPLKRAVQRYLETAIAKAILRGDYKPGDTILVDVEGERLSFKPLSQLVVTA; translated from the coding sequence ATGCAACCCACTAATCCCAATCAATTTACGGAAAAGGCCTGGGAGGCCATCGCCAAAACTCCGGAGATTGCCAAGCAGTACCGGCAACAGCAGATCGAGAGTGAGCATCTCCTGAGGGCCTTGCTGGAACAAGAGGGCCTGGCCAGTAGCATTCTCGGTAAGGCCAATATTAGTCTGGCCCGCCTACGAGAACGGACGGATGATTTTATTAATCGTCAACCCAAGTTGAGCAATCCGACGGATTCGATCTATCTGGGCCGGAGTTTAGATACCCTACTTGACCGGGCCGAAGCTTATCGCAAGGAGTTTGGCGATGACTTTATTTCCATTGAGCATCTCCTGCTGGGATACGCTAGGGACGACCGCTTTGGCAAGGGCCTGTTCCAGGATTTAGGTCTGACGGAAAGCAAACTCAAAGAGATTATTCAACAAGTCCGAGGTAGTCAAAAAGTGACCGATCAAAATCCCGAAGGTAAATACGAATCCCTAGAAAAATACGGCCGTGATCTAACGGAGTTGGCCCGTCAAGGCAAGGTCGATCCCGTCATTGGCCGCGATGAAGAAATTCGCCGCACCATTCAAATTCTTTCCCGCCGTACCAAAAATAACCCAGTCCTGATCGGGGAGCCGGGGGTTGGTAAAACCGCCATCGCCGAAGGCCTGGCCCAGCGTATTATTAACCGGGATGTCCCGGAATCCTTACGGGATCGCAAACTCATTTCCCTTGACATGGGGGCCTTAATTGCCGGGGCCAAGTACCGGGGGGAATTTGAGGAACGACTGAAAGCAGTTTTAAAAGAAGTCACCGAAAGCCAGGGTAATATCATCCTCTTTATTGATGAAATCCATACCGTCGTTGGGGCCGGGGCCACCCAAGGGGCGATGGACGCGGGCAACCTGCTCAAACCGATGCTGGCTCGGGGGGAACTGCGCTGTATTGGGGCCACAACCCTGGATGAGTACCGTAAATACATCGAAAAAGATGCGGCCCTGGAACGCCGTTTCCAAGAAGTCTTTGTCGATGAACCCAATGTTGTGGATACCATTTCCATCCTGCGGGGCCTGAAGGAACGCTACGAATTGCACCACGGGGTCAAAATTGCTGATAGTGCTCTGGTGGCGGCGGCCATGCTCTCTAATCGCTACATCAGCGACCGCTTCCTGCCGGATAAAGCTATTGACCTAGTAGATGAAGCAGCGGCCAAGCTCAAAATGGAAATCACCTCCAAGCCGGAAGACCTGGACGAGGTAGATCGTAAGATCCTGCAATTGGAAATGGAACGGCTTTCCCTGCAACGGGAAAACGACCCGGCTTCCAAGGAGCGCTTGGAAAAACTGGAAAAGGAACTGGCGGATCTCAAAGAGGAACAGTCTGGCCTGAATGCCCAGTGGCAAGGAGAAAAAGAAGTCATTGATCAAATTCGCTCTGTCAAGGAATCCATTGAACAAGTTAATCTGGAAATTCAACAAGCTCAGCGGGATTATGACTACAATCGGGCGGCAGAACTACAATACGGTAAACTCACGGATCTGCAACGAAAAGTTCAAAGTTTAGAAGCTCAATTAGCAGAAAAACAAACCTCTGGTAAATCCCTCCTGCGGGAAGAAGTACTCGAATCCGACATTGCTGAAATTATTGCTAAATGGACAGGCATTCCCATCAGCAAATTGGTGGAATCGGAAAAGGAAAAACTGCTAAACCTAGAAGATGAATTGCACCAGCGTGTCGTGGGCCAAGAAGAAGCCGTTACTGCGGTGGCCGAAGCCATCCAACGGTCTCGGGCCGGCCTATCGGATCCCAATCGCCCTACGGCCAGCTTTATCTTCCTGGGGCCCACTGGGGTCGGTAAGACAGAACTGGCCAAGGCCCTGGCCCAAAACCTCTTTGACACAGAAGAGGCGCTAGTCCGCATTGATATGTCGGAATACATGGAGAAACATACCGTTTCCCGCTTGATGGGAGCCCCTCCGGGCTACGTCGGTTACGAAGAAGGGGGCCAATTAACGGAAGCCATTCGTCGCCGGCCCTATTCCGTGATCCTTTTTGATGAGATTGAAAAGGCCCATGCGGATGTCTTCAACGTCATGCTCCAAATTCTGGACGACGGCCGCCTCACCGATGCCCAGGGCCATGTGGTGGATTTCAAAAATACCATCATTATTATGACCAGCAACCTGGGTTCCCAGTACATCCTGGATGTGGCCGGAGATGATAGCCAGTACGAAGAAATGCGGAGTCGGGTGATGGAGGTGATGCGCAATAGTTTCCGACCGGAATTCCTCAACCGCGTCGATGAAACCATTATTTTCCATGGGCTCCAAAAGGCCCAATTGCGGCAGATCATCCAACTGCAAGTCGATCTATTGGCCCAACGCCTAGCAGAACAAAAACTGGGTCTGAAACTATCGGAAGTGGCCCTTGATTTCCTCGCAGAAGTGGGCTACGACCCGGTCTATGGTGCAAGGCCCCTCAAACGAGCGGTGCAACGTTACCTAGAAACGGCCATCGCCAAGGCCATTCTGCGGGGTGATTACAAACCTGGCGACACCATTCTTGTCGATGTGGAGGGAGAGCGACTCAGCTTCAAACCGCTATCACAACTCGTTGTCACCGCTTAA
- the hrcA gene encoding heat-inducible transcriptional repressor HrcA, whose translation MFNAPPLSERHQNILRATIQHYIATAEPVGSKTLVEEYKFSVSSATIRHALGHLEKAGLLYQPHISAGRIPSDWGYRLYVEQLINLDNPNTETVKQSLQQKLQGEHWNFEILLQRAAQILAGLSGCIALVTFPQTQVIQLRHLQLVQISGEQIVVILVTDSYQTHSLSLDLPISLQEADNQELLEQELQILSNFLNHKLRGQRLSQLASLNWQELGQEFACYADFLQGLLQQLQPFFRPSPPSAMVIHGVSEVIRQPEFSQLDQVHMLLHLLEQEQDQLFPVIFDVGEGPGPARPEPSVTLRIGAENPLESMRPCTLISAFYRQGHLPVGSVSVIGPTRMLYEQVIPLVESTADYLSATLSG comes from the coding sequence ATGTTTAACGCACCACCTTTAAGTGAGCGTCATCAAAATATCCTGAGGGCCACGATCCAGCATTATATTGCCACTGCCGAACCAGTGGGCTCTAAAACCCTTGTGGAAGAGTATAAATTTAGTGTCAGTTCCGCCACGATTCGCCATGCCCTCGGCCACTTAGAAAAAGCAGGCCTACTCTATCAACCCCATATTTCTGCCGGCCGTATTCCTTCCGATTGGGGCTATCGTCTTTACGTTGAACAACTCATTAATTTAGATAATCCCAACACTGAAACCGTTAAACAATCTCTCCAACAAAAACTTCAGGGAGAACACTGGAATTTCGAAATTCTTCTGCAACGGGCGGCCCAGATCTTAGCGGGTCTAAGTGGTTGTATTGCCCTAGTGACCTTTCCCCAGACCCAAGTCATTCAACTACGCCACCTCCAGTTAGTACAAATTTCAGGGGAACAGATTGTTGTCATTTTGGTGACCGATAGTTATCAGACACACTCTCTTTCCCTGGATCTCCCCATCAGCTTGCAGGAAGCCGATAACCAAGAACTCTTAGAACAGGAATTACAGATTCTTTCTAACTTTTTAAATCATAAACTTAGGGGTCAACGTCTCTCTCAATTGGCTAGCCTTAATTGGCAGGAACTGGGGCAAGAATTTGCTTGCTATGCAGATTTTCTGCAAGGTTTACTCCAGCAATTACAACCGTTTTTTCGTCCCTCTCCACCGTCCGCTATGGTGATCCATGGCGTCTCCGAAGTAATTCGACAACCGGAATTTTCCCAGTTGGATCAAGTTCACATGCTCCTGCATCTTCTAGAGCAAGAACAGGACCAACTCTTTCCGGTCATTTTTGATGTGGGAGAAGGGCCTGGCCCAGCTCGTCCCGAGCCTAGCGTCACCCTCCGCATTGGGGCCGAAAATCCCCTAGAATCCATGCGGCCCTGTACCTTGATTTCAGCCTTTTATCGTCAGGGCCATTTACCCGTCGGCAGTGTCAGCGTCATTGGGCCAACCCGTATGCTTTACGAACAGGTGATTCCCTTGGTGGAGTCCACTGCCGACTATCTCTCGGCGACCCTTTCGGGTTAG
- the nuoH gene encoding NADH-quinone oxidoreductase subunit NuoH, with amino-acid sequence MNAGIDLKNSFIDSLQNLGLPPGAAKTLWIPLPAILMIIGATVGVLVVVWLERKISAAAQQRIGPEYAGPLGVLQPVADGIKLVFKEDVVPAKADPWLFTLGPVLVVLPVFLSYLIVPFGQNLVITDLNVGIFLWISLSSIAPIGLLMSGYASNNKYSLLGGLRAAAQSISYEIPLAFAVLAIALMSNSLSTIDIVDQQAGYGILGWNIWRQPIGFIIFWIAALAECERLPFDLPEAEEELVAGYQTEYAGMKFALFYLGSYVNLILSALVFSVLYLGGWEFPVPLDHFAQWLGVSETTSWLQVVTASLGIAMTVLKSYFLIFIAILVRWTVPRVRIDQLLNLGWKFLLPVSFANLLITAGLKLAFPLAFGG; translated from the coding sequence ATGAATGCAGGAATTGACCTCAAAAACAGCTTTATTGACTCCCTTCAAAATCTAGGCCTCCCTCCCGGTGCCGCTAAAACCCTTTGGATTCCCCTGCCGGCAATCCTGATGATTATTGGGGCAACCGTCGGTGTCTTGGTTGTGGTGTGGTTAGAGCGGAAAATCTCGGCGGCGGCCCAACAGCGTATTGGCCCTGAGTATGCTGGCCCCTTAGGCGTTCTACAGCCCGTAGCCGATGGCATCAAGTTAGTTTTTAAAGAAGATGTTGTTCCCGCCAAAGCCGATCCCTGGCTCTTTACCCTGGGGCCGGTACTGGTGGTCTTACCTGTATTTTTGTCTTATTTGATTGTGCCCTTTGGCCAAAACTTAGTCATTACCGATTTAAATGTTGGTATTTTTCTTTGGATTTCTCTCTCCAGCATTGCGCCCATTGGCCTATTGATGTCTGGCTATGCCTCCAACAATAAATATTCCCTTTTGGGCGGCCTACGAGCGGCGGCCCAATCCATTAGTTACGAAATTCCCCTCGCTTTTGCGGTCTTAGCCATTGCTCTAATGTCCAATAGCCTCAGCACCATTGATATTGTGGATCAGCAGGCTGGCTACGGCATTCTGGGATGGAATATTTGGCGTCAACCCATTGGTTTTATTATTTTCTGGATCGCGGCCCTGGCGGAATGCGAACGTCTGCCCTTTGACCTACCAGAAGCAGAAGAGGAATTGGTGGCGGGCTATCAAACCGAATACGCCGGCATGAAGTTTGCGCTGTTCTACCTTGGTTCCTACGTTAACCTCATCCTCTCGGCCCTGGTCTTTTCCGTGCTATACCTGGGGGGTTGGGAATTTCCGGTGCCCCTGGATCACTTTGCCCAATGGTTGGGAGTGAGTGAAACCACTTCCTGGCTCCAGGTCGTTACGGCATCGTTGGGCATTGCTATGACTGTGCTCAAATCCTATTTCCTAATTTTCATCGCCATTCTGGTGCGCTGGACGGTGCCCCGTGTGCGGATTGACCAACTGCTCAACCTCGGCTGGAAATTTCTGCTCCCGGTTTCCTTTGCCAATCTCCTGATTACTGCCGGTCTTAAATTAGCTTTCCCGTTGGCCTTCGGCGGTTAG
- the ndhI gene encoding NAD(P)H-quinone oxidoreductase subunit I, producing MFNILKQVGDYAKESLQAAKYIGQGLAVTFDHMSRRPITVQYPYEKLIPSERFRGRIHFEFDKCIACEVCVRVCPINLPVVDWEFNKAIKKKELKHYSIDFGVCIFCGNCVEYCPTNCLSMTEEYELATYDRHELNYDNVALGRLPYKVTQDPMVTPLRELGYLPKGVLEPHDLPKGSQRAGQHPEDLVKSSEKA from the coding sequence ATGTTCAACATTCTCAAACAAGTCGGCGACTACGCTAAAGAAAGCCTCCAAGCTGCTAAGTATATTGGCCAGGGCCTGGCTGTGACCTTTGACCATATGAGTCGTCGGCCCATCACCGTTCAATATCCCTACGAAAAGCTCATTCCCTCAGAACGTTTTCGGGGCCGCATTCACTTTGAATTTGACAAGTGCATCGCTTGCGAAGTTTGCGTGCGGGTTTGTCCCATTAATCTCCCCGTCGTGGACTGGGAATTTAACAAAGCCATTAAGAAAAAGGAACTCAAACACTACAGCATTGATTTTGGTGTTTGTATTTTCTGTGGCAACTGTGTGGAATACTGCCCTACCAATTGTCTTTCCATGACGGAAGAATACGAACTCGCCACCTACGACCGTCATGAATTGAACTATGACAACGTGGCTTTAGGGCGCTTACCTTACAAAGTTACCCAAGACCCGATGGTGACGCCCCTGCGTGAATTGGGCTACTTACCCAAGGGGGTACTGGAACCCCACGATTTACCTAAGGGCAGTCAGCGGGCCGGTCAGCATCCGGAAGACTTGGTGAAATCCAGCGAGAAGGCCTAA
- a CDS encoding DUF1257 domain-containing protein, which produces MSHFSNIKTQIRNLDTLKTTLSNLGLSWKEGPCAVRGYQGQTLEAALVLEQDNAYDIGFAWNGQAYEMVTDLQYWQQPLSVEGFLQKITQGYALETVLTESNKQGFQVAEQQTQADGSIRLVVQRWSA; this is translated from the coding sequence ATGTCCCACTTTAGCAACATCAAAACTCAAATCCGTAATTTAGATACCCTCAAGACCACCCTCAGCAATCTTGGTCTCTCCTGGAAGGAAGGCCCTTGTGCTGTTCGTGGTTACCAAGGCCAAACCCTGGAAGCGGCCCTCGTCCTTGAGCAAGATAATGCCTACGATATCGGCTTTGCTTGGAATGGCCAGGCCTACGAAATGGTCACGGATCTACAGTATTGGCAACAGCCCCTATCCGTGGAGGGCTTTTTACAAAAAATCACCCAAGGCTACGCCCTGGAAACCGTTTTAACCGAATCCAACAAGCAAGGATTTCAGGTGGCCGAGCAACAAACTCAGGCTGATGGCTCGATTCGCTTAGTGGTTCAACGCTGGAGTGCCTAA
- a CDS encoding NADH-quinone oxidoreductase subunit J, with product MNLADGVQIVSFAILALLVLGTALGVVLLSNIVYSAFLLGGVFISISGIYILLNADFVAAAQILIYVGAVNVLILFAIMLVNKREDFAVIPGRWLRKAATAVVCVGIFGLLSTMILITPWALAPVAETGISNTIVSIGKHFFSDFLLPFELASVLLLMAMVGAIILARRDLIPDLSAEEPTATALTLPERPRELTGIE from the coding sequence GTGAATTTAGCGGATGGAGTTCAGATTGTCTCCTTTGCCATCCTGGCCCTGCTGGTGTTAGGGACTGCCCTAGGGGTTGTTCTGTTATCGAACATTGTTTATTCCGCCTTCCTATTAGGGGGAGTTTTCATCAGTATTTCGGGTATTTATATCCTGCTCAATGCCGATTTTGTCGCTGCGGCTCAGATTTTGATCTACGTCGGTGCGGTTAATGTTTTAATTCTCTTTGCCATCATGCTGGTCAATAAGCGGGAGGATTTTGCCGTAATCCCAGGACGCTGGCTCCGTAAGGCAGCTACTGCCGTCGTTTGTGTCGGCATTTTTGGCCTTCTGAGTACGATGATCTTGATCACCCCCTGGGCCCTGGCGCCGGTTGCAGAAACAGGTATTAGCAATACAATTGTGTCCATTGGCAAGCACTTTTTCAGCGATTTTCTTCTGCCCTTTGAATTGGCTTCTGTCCTGCTCCTGATGGCGATGGTAGGGGCCATTATTTTGGCTCGGCGTGACCTGATTCCCGATTTAAGTGCGGAAGAACCGACGGCCACGGCCCTGACCTTGCCCGAACGGCCCCGAGAATTAACCGGTATTGAATAG
- a CDS encoding rhodanese-like domain-containing protein: MPHPHLEISVQELALRLAEADPDLQLIDVREPHEVAIVHLEGFDVLPLSDFTHWSSTIKTRYNPQKETLVICHHGVRSEQMCHWLRNIGFTNVKNIVGGIHAYAQLVDSTLACY; the protein is encoded by the coding sequence ATGCCCCATCCTCATCTCGAAATTAGCGTTCAAGAATTGGCCCTGCGCCTGGCTGAAGCCGATCCAGATCTGCAATTGATTGATGTGCGAGAACCCCATGAGGTGGCCATTGTCCATTTGGAGGGTTTTGATGTACTTCCTTTGAGTGATTTCACCCATTGGTCTAGTACAATTAAAACCCGCTATAATCCTCAGAAGGAGACCCTGGTTATTTGTCACCATGGGGTTCGTTCTGAGCAAATGTGTCACTGGCTACGCAATATTGGCTTTACCAATGTTAAAAATATCGTGGGCGGTATCCATGCCTATGCCCAGCTTGTTGATAGTACCCTAGCCTGCTACTAA
- a CDS encoding DUF2997 domain-containing protein, whose translation MAMETLEFIIYPDGRVKETVTGIIGKSCAEVTALIEAQLGVVISQNTTADYFAQNPTVSSQVNQSHSPMSW comes from the coding sequence ATGGCAATGGAAACCCTAGAATTTATCATTTATCCCGATGGTCGGGTCAAAGAAACCGTCACGGGCATCATCGGTAAATCCTGTGCGGAAGTCACTGCTCTCATCGAAGCCCAACTGGGAGTAGTTATTTCTCAGAACACCACGGCCGACTATTTTGCCCAAAATCCTACGGTGTCATCCCAGGTAAACCAAAGTCATTCCCCAATGAGTTGGTAG
- a CDS encoding DUF6761 family protein, whose amino-acid sequence MLQDPQTIRYYQRLTDAMVDLWNRGRSLEEVRVYTDGYLACLRHSNTIEPYLIHRLEEEVFSFLRDPSNFALPAFQPEVDYDYR is encoded by the coding sequence ATGCTCCAAGACCCTCAAACAATCCGTTATTACCAACGGTTAACCGATGCCATGGTAGACCTCTGGAACCGCGGCCGTTCCCTAGAAGAAGTCCGGGTCTATACCGACGGTTATCTCGCCTGTTTACGCCATAGCAACACCATTGAACCGTATTTAATTCATCGTCTAGAGGAAGAAGTGTTTTCCTTTCTCCGCGACCCCTCTAATTTTGCTCTCCCCGCCTTCCAGCCCGAGGTGGATTACGATTACCGTTAG
- a CDS encoding NAD(P)H-dependent oxidoreductase → MNTSVCTPDSLLTQLQWRYATKKFDATQKINLDQWQALEQSLVLSPSSFGLQPWKFFVITSPEKRAQLLSHSWNQQQVVDASHFVVLAIKKDLDEADVERYLARMAEVQQIPRENLDKLGGVVNSFLDKLDSPLAKQAWSARQVYIALGFFMLSAALLGIDTCPMEGIDPSAYDQVLELEDLGYQTVVACAAGYRAADDGSAQRLKVRYAQADVITYL, encoded by the coding sequence ATGAATACTTCTGTCTGTACACCGGATAGCTTACTCACGCAACTGCAATGGCGTTATGCGACCAAAAAGTTTGACGCCACCCAGAAAATCAATCTTGATCAGTGGCAGGCCTTAGAACAAAGTCTGGTTCTTTCCCCCTCTTCCTTTGGTCTCCAGCCTTGGAAATTTTTTGTCATTACTAGCCCGGAAAAACGAGCCCAACTGCTCTCCCATTCTTGGAATCAGCAACAAGTCGTTGATGCCTCGCATTTTGTGGTTCTAGCGATTAAAAAGGACTTAGATGAAGCCGATGTAGAACGTTACTTGGCCCGTATGGCCGAGGTGCAGCAGATCCCTAGGGAAAATTTAGACAAATTAGGGGGAGTAGTGAACAGCTTTCTGGATAAGCTAGACTCTCCCCTGGCTAAACAGGCCTGGTCGGCTCGCCAAGTCTACATTGCCCTAGGCTTTTTTATGTTATCCGCCGCCCTCCTCGGGATTGACACCTGCCCCATGGAAGGCATTGATCCGTCAGCCTACGATCAAGTCTTGGAGCTAGAGGATTTGGGTTACCAAACAGTGGTGGCCTGTGCCGCCGGTTATCGAGCCGCAGATGATGGCAGTGCCCAACGGCTTAAAGTCCGTTATGCCCAAGCAGACGTCATCACTTATCTGTAA
- the nuoK gene encoding NADH-quinone oxidoreductase subunit NuoK: protein MHLQLQYCLVLAAALFCIGIYGLITSRNAVRVLMSIELLLNAVNLNLMAFSNFLDPSEIKGQIFAIFVITVAAAEAAVGLAIILAIYRNRETTDMEQFNLLKW, encoded by the coding sequence ATGCATTTACAACTCCAGTATTGCCTTGTCCTTGCCGCAGCTCTTTTTTGCATTGGTATCTATGGCTTAATTACCAGTCGCAATGCCGTACGGGTTTTGATGTCCATTGAATTACTTCTGAATGCGGTCAATCTCAATCTGATGGCCTTTTCTAATTTTCTTGACCCTTCCGAAATTAAGGGACAAATTTTCGCCATTTTTGTGATCACGGTGGCGGCGGCAGAGGCTGCCGTGGGTTTAGCGATCATCCTCGCCATTTACCGTAACCGCGAAACCACAGACATGGAACAATTTAACCTGCTCAAATGGTAG
- the pyrG gene encoding glutamine hydrolyzing CTP synthase yields MTKFVFVTGGVVSSIGKGIVAASLGRLFKSRQYSVSILKLDPYINVDPGTMSPYQHGEVFVTEDGAETDLDLGHYERFTDTSMSRLNSVTTGSIYQAVINKERRGAYMGGTVQVIPHITNEIKERILRVAQNTNPDIVITEIGGTVGDIESLPFLEAIRQFRKEVGRHNVLYMHVTLIPWIPAAKEMKTKPTQHSVKELRSIGIQPDVLVCRCDRPLHPGMKEKLSEFCDVPVESVITCQDASSIYEVPLILEREGLAQQTLALLKLEPRHPDLSQWQSLIEQMQSPQQEIEVALVGKYVQLSDAYLSVVEALGHAAIAVNSKLKLRWVSAEEIEDKGAATYLQGISALIVPGGFGIRGVDGKVQAIEYARRQKIPFLGLCLGMQCAVIEWARHVARLDQANSAEFEPDTPNPVINLLPEQQDVVDLGGTMRLGLYPCRLAPDTLAFSLYQQEVIYERHRHRYEFNNAYRTRFLETGFVVSGTSPDGRLVEIVEYPQHPFFIACQFHPEFHSRPNQAHPLFLGLMQAALQYQGQAADSSALAPVG; encoded by the coding sequence ATGACCAAATTCGTTTTTGTAACTGGTGGGGTTGTTTCAAGCATTGGGAAGGGAATTGTGGCCGCTAGTCTGGGCCGTCTTTTCAAATCTCGTCAATACTCCGTTTCAATTCTCAAACTCGACCCCTACATTAACGTTGACCCCGGCACCATGAGTCCCTACCAACACGGAGAGGTATTTGTTACCGAGGATGGGGCCGAAACCGATCTCGACCTGGGCCATTACGAACGCTTTACCGATACTTCTATGTCCCGCCTCAATAGCGTGACCACTGGCTCAATCTACCAAGCCGTGATCAATAAAGAGCGGCGGGGGGCCTATATGGGCGGAACTGTCCAGGTGATTCCCCATATCACCAATGAAATTAAAGAGCGGATTCTGCGGGTGGCCCAAAACACCAATCCCGATATTGTGATCACCGAAATTGGCGGCACGGTGGGGGATATTGAATCTCTGCCCTTCCTCGAAGCCATTCGTCAGTTCCGTAAAGAGGTAGGTCGTCACAACGTCCTCTACATGCACGTCACCCTGATTCCTTGGATTCCAGCGGCTAAGGAAATGAAAACCAAGCCCACCCAGCATTCCGTCAAAGAACTGCGCTCCATTGGGATTCAACCCGATGTCCTGGTTTGTCGCTGTGACCGGCCGTTGCATCCCGGCATGAAGGAAAAGCTCTCAGAATTTTGTGATGTACCGGTGGAATCGGTGATTACCTGCCAGGATGCCAGCAGTATCTACGAAGTGCCCCTGATTCTGGAGCGAGAGGGCCTGGCCCAGCAGACCCTGGCCCTGTTAAAGCTAGAACCCCGTCATCCGGACCTGTCCCAGTGGCAATCCTTAATCGAGCAGATGCAATCTCCCCAACAGGAAATCGAAGTGGCCTTGGTGGGTAAATACGTTCAACTCAGTGATGCCTACCTTTCCGTGGTGGAGGCCCTGGGCCATGCGGCCATTGCTGTAAACAGTAAACTCAAACTCCGCTGGGTGAGTGCCGAAGAAATTGAAGATAAGGGGGCCGCGACCTATCTGCAGGGAATTAGCGCCCTGATCGTGCCGGGGGGATTTGGGATTCGGGGGGTTGATGGCAAAGTCCAGGCTATTGAGTACGCCCGTCGGCAAAAGATTCCTTTCCTAGGCCTATGTTTGGGGATGCAGTGCGCCGTGATTGAATGGGCCCGCCATGTGGCCCGGCTTGACCAAGCCAACAGCGCTGAATTTGAACCCGATACCCCCAATCCAGTGATTAACCTCTTACCCGAACAGCAGGATGTGGTCGATCTCGGCGGTACGATGCGGCTTGGCCTCTACCCCTGTCGCTTGGCCCCGGATACCCTGGCCTTTTCCCTCTACCAACAGGAAGTGATCTACGAACGCCATCGCCACCGCTATGAATTTAACAATGCCTACCGGACACGGTTCTTAGAAACGGGTTTTGTGGTGAGTGGAACTTCCCCCGATGGGCGTTTAGTGGAGATTGTGGAATATCCCCAGCATCCCTTTTTTATTGCCTGTCAATTCCACCCTGAATTTCATTCCCGCCCCAATCAGGCCCATCCTCTGTTTCTGGGCCTAATGCAGGCAGCTCTCCAGTATCAAGGTCAAGCGGCGGATTCTTCAGCTCTGGCCCCGGTAGGATAA
- a CDS encoding ferredoxin, whose product MSDSFSPLSRSGQEPELGGDLRLFPERSGYEPELGGELREKGVYVDEITCIGCKHCAHVAPHTFFIEIEYGRSRVFNQDGDSEAVIQEAIDTCPVDCIHWVNYNELKALEVLRHTQEIKPLGFPQSHRKLAPESFTDK is encoded by the coding sequence ATGTCAGACTCCTTTTCCCCTCTATCTCGTTCAGGCCAAGAGCCGGAATTAGGGGGGGATTTGCGTCTTTTTCCTGAGCGTTCTGGGTATGAACCCGAACTCGGGGGGGAGCTGCGAGAAAAGGGAGTTTACGTGGATGAGATAACCTGTATTGGTTGTAAACACTGTGCCCACGTCGCTCCCCATACTTTTTTTATCGAAATAGAGTACGGACGTTCCCGGGTTTTTAATCAGGATGGAGACTCGGAAGCTGTCATTCAAGAAGCCATCGATACCTGCCCCGTGGATTGTATCCATTGGGTGAACTATAACGAACTCAAGGCCCTGGAGGTGCTACGGCATACCCAGGAAATTAAACCCCTGGGTTTTCCCCAGAGCCATCGCAAGCTAGCCCCGGAGTCGTTTACAGATAAGTGA